The Nitrospira sp. genome window below encodes:
- a CDS encoding lytic transglycosylase domain-containing protein codes for MGVLVALSGILLTVPSDNRAEIYQYVDAKGTISLTNVPSDARYHRIDPHPNRLHPVLSEEELNPMISRFSRQHQLHPALIRAIIKAESDFDPRAVSRAGAVGLMQLMPQTAVRLDVRDLYDPEDNIRGGTKYLRQLLDRFRGNLPLALAAYNAGEHTIDRYRTLPPIDETRQYVRKVLRYYRLFLARDLAATGHVIPSSESAMPRPAPVASNRSGE; via the coding sequence ATGGGCGTCCTCGTCGCGTTGAGTGGTATCCTGCTAACCGTTCCAAGTGACAATCGGGCTGAGATTTATCAATATGTCGATGCCAAAGGGACGATATCGCTCACCAACGTTCCCTCTGATGCTCGATACCACCGGATCGACCCCCACCCGAATCGCCTGCATCCCGTTCTTTCGGAAGAAGAGTTGAATCCGATGATTAGTCGATTCTCACGGCAGCATCAACTGCACCCTGCCCTTATCCGCGCCATCATCAAGGCCGAATCGGATTTCGACCCTCGCGCGGTATCACGAGCTGGAGCCGTCGGATTGATGCAATTGATGCCGCAAACGGCCGTGAGGTTGGATGTCCGAGACCTCTACGATCCCGAGGACAATATCAGAGGAGGGACAAAATACCTACGCCAGCTGCTCGACCGATTTCGCGGCAACCTTCCACTGGCGCTCGCCGCCTATAACGCTGGGGAGCATACCATCGATCGTTACCGAACTCTTCCGCCGATCGACGAAACCCGCCAATACGTCCGCAAGGTCTTGCGGTATTATCGGCTCTTCCTCGCCCGTGACCTTGCCGCGACCGGACACGTCATCCCGTCCTCGGAGTCCGCAATGCCACGACCCGCCCCTGTGGCTTCAAATCGGTCCGGCGAGTAG
- a CDS encoding aminotransferase class IV → MVSVFDHGFLYGDGVYETIRSYGPRIFMLNEHLSRLLRSAETIGLTIPIPLEDWPGILHEAMARNEVGTDRHDAYLRITVTRGAGDIGLDPALCSSPTVVVMAKPLVPPASHLYERGVDVIVASTKRNLPSALPPQIKTTSFLNNIQAKREAIAAGAFDSILLNREQHLTECTVSNLFLVMDGKLRTPILACGLLDGITRMVVLRMAEELNIHVEEGRYAVDQLYRADECFLTNTSMEIMPVTSVDRRPVGDGKPGPVTQWLREQFVAVRGRF, encoded by the coding sequence GTGGTCTCCGTCTTCGACCATGGATTTCTCTACGGCGATGGGGTCTATGAAACGATTCGTTCGTACGGCCCCCGCATCTTCATGCTGAATGAACATCTGTCACGATTGCTCCGGTCCGCTGAGACGATCGGTCTGACGATCCCAATTCCATTGGAAGATTGGCCAGGCATTCTGCATGAAGCCATGGCCCGTAACGAGGTCGGGACCGATCGGCATGACGCCTATCTAAGGATCACGGTCACCAGAGGAGCCGGAGACATCGGACTAGACCCGGCACTCTGTTCATCGCCGACCGTCGTCGTGATGGCCAAGCCACTCGTGCCTCCGGCGTCCCATCTCTATGAAAGAGGCGTCGACGTGATCGTGGCTTCCACGAAACGAAATCTGCCGAGTGCCTTGCCGCCACAGATCAAGACCACCAGCTTCTTGAACAATATCCAAGCCAAACGTGAAGCGATCGCAGCAGGCGCATTCGACAGCATCCTGCTCAATCGGGAACAGCATCTGACCGAATGCACCGTCAGCAATCTGTTTCTAGTGATGGACGGCAAGCTACGAACGCCTATTCTGGCATGCGGCTTACTCGACGGCATCACCAGAATGGTCGTGCTTCGGATGGCCGAAGAACTCAACATCCACGTCGAAGAAGGTCGCTATGCCGTCGACCAGTTATACCGGGCCGATGAATGCTTTCTGACGAACACCAGCATGGAAATCATGCCTGTGACTTCCGTCGACCGTAGGCCTGTCGGCGACGGGAAACCTGGTCCGGTCACCCAGTGGCTAAGGGAACAGTTCGTGGCGGTGCGAGGCCGATTCTAG
- a CDS encoding anthranilate synthase component I family protein, with product MPRTLPSSIPFLHGSPSPLILAGPSRSASPFQLYAKVASAEHPSFLFESGNGKGAMGRYSYFGVDPYQTLYGKGHTLVHRSIQGHMDSGASPFQGLAHLLNRQRIARPPDVPPFFGGAVGYLSYDLARQFERLPSLALDDLAGPDLEFAFFDLVAALDHELDRLVLMFCPPLERFLGEPREKLFREGRDRLAEFDARLTRPDRADAQWSNLGRLTFTPQQEQASYSQNVRRCQEYIAAGDVYQVNLSHRFTVTSEIFSSLENLETDLAVYSRLRSLNPSPFSGLLRFDAVRLISSSPERLVRLEGRRADTRPIAGTRPRGRTSDDDRRLIDELLTNEKERAEHVMLVDLERNDLGRVCRFGTVHVNELMTVEQYSHVNHLVSHVAGTLRGHATGFDLLKAMFPGGTITGVPKIRCMEIIEELEPVRRGPYTGSMGYLSWSGDLDFNILIRTLVMRHAVGYLQVGAGIVADSEPTREYEETIHKAQAFFSAFL from the coding sequence ATGCCGAGAACCTTACCCTCGTCGATTCCATTTTTGCACGGTTCTCCTTCACCGCTCATCCTGGCCGGCCCTTCTCGCTCGGCAAGCCCGTTTCAATTGTACGCGAAGGTCGCCTCGGCTGAACATCCCTCGTTTCTCTTTGAGAGCGGTAACGGTAAGGGCGCCATGGGACGGTATTCGTACTTTGGCGTCGATCCCTATCAAACATTGTACGGGAAAGGGCATACGTTGGTGCACCGATCGATTCAAGGCCACATGGACTCAGGCGCATCTCCGTTTCAAGGATTGGCTCACCTCCTGAATCGTCAGCGAATCGCCCGTCCTCCCGATGTCCCACCTTTTTTTGGCGGTGCAGTCGGTTACTTGAGTTATGATCTCGCACGCCAGTTCGAAAGGCTGCCGTCCTTGGCCCTCGATGACCTTGCCGGCCCTGATCTGGAGTTCGCGTTTTTCGATCTTGTCGCAGCACTCGACCATGAGTTGGACCGTCTGGTGCTCATGTTCTGTCCGCCGCTCGAGCGATTCTTGGGTGAGCCCCGGGAAAAACTGTTTCGTGAGGGAAGGGATCGACTGGCCGAATTCGACGCCCGATTGACCAGGCCCGACAGGGCCGATGCACAGTGGAGCAATCTCGGTCGCCTGACGTTTACACCGCAGCAGGAGCAGGCGTCCTATAGTCAGAACGTACGCCGTTGCCAGGAATACATCGCAGCCGGTGATGTCTATCAAGTCAACCTCTCCCACCGTTTCACTGTGACCAGTGAAATCTTCTCCTCTCTTGAGAACCTTGAAACCGATCTGGCCGTCTATAGTCGATTGCGTTCATTGAACCCTTCCCCCTTTTCGGGATTACTCCGGTTCGATGCAGTTCGTCTCATCAGTTCCTCACCTGAACGACTCGTTCGGCTGGAAGGACGTCGAGCCGATACGAGGCCGATCGCGGGCACCCGACCCCGGGGGAGAACCTCCGACGACGATCGGCGGCTGATCGATGAATTACTGACGAACGAAAAGGAACGTGCGGAACATGTCATGTTGGTCGATCTTGAGCGGAACGACCTCGGTCGAGTCTGCCGTTTCGGGACCGTCCATGTGAATGAATTGATGACGGTCGAGCAATATTCCCATGTCAACCACCTGGTCTCACATGTGGCCGGCACCCTCAGGGGCCATGCGACGGGTTTCGACCTGCTGAAAGCCATGTTCCCTGGTGGAACAATCACCGGTGTCCCAAAGATCCGCTGCATGGAGATCATCGAGGAGTTGGAGCCCGTGCGGCGCGGCCCGTACACCGGCTCGATGGGTTATCTCAGCTGGAGCGGAGATCTCGACTTCAATATCCTGATACGCACGTTGGTTATGAGACATGCGGTGGGCTATCTCCAAGTCGGAGCAGGGATTGTGGCCGATTCGGAACCGACGCGCGAATATGAGGAAACGATCCATAAGGCCCAGGCTTTCTTCAGCGCCTTCTTATAA
- a CDS encoding AtpZ/AtpI family protein, which produces MPSQQDPLYAGLGQAVRIGTELLAALIVGGGLGWVVDTYLLGTTPWGLIIGLVFGAAAGMRNAYRSAQRWQGPSNNANK; this is translated from the coding sequence ATGCCCTCTCAACAAGATCCCTTATACGCGGGGCTCGGTCAGGCCGTTCGAATCGGAACGGAACTGCTGGCTGCGCTGATCGTCGGAGGTGGGCTTGGATGGGTCGTCGATACGTATCTCTTAGGGACAACTCCGTGGGGTCTCATCATTGGGTTGGTCTTCGGTGCGGCGGCTGGAATGAGGAACGCCTATCGATCCGCACAACGATGGCAAGGCCCGTCGAACAACGCAAATAAGTAA
- a CDS encoding F0F1 ATP synthase subunit A, which produces MEESPLHQFELHHWIPLSIGGVDISINKAVIFMWIVIAVAAVLMIMAGSSRKLVPGKLQSLAEMLVEFIRNMILDTMGKDGLRFFPFVATLFLFILFSNYIGLIPGTYTVTSQIVVTSVFSCVVYGLSLVLGFWLHGAKFLGILIPPGTPAWLVPLMIPIEIVSQLARPVSLAVRLFANMTAGHVMLAVLFSLTISGGLLIGWLPLAISLLVYGLEFLLIAGIQAYIFTILTCVYLGDAFHLHGHDEHAH; this is translated from the coding sequence ATGGAAGAAAGTCCGCTTCATCAATTCGAGCTTCATCACTGGATTCCGCTCTCGATCGGCGGTGTGGACATTTCCATCAATAAAGCCGTGATCTTTATGTGGATTGTCATCGCCGTCGCGGCGGTCCTCATGATCATGGCAGGATCGTCGCGCAAATTGGTGCCCGGCAAGTTGCAGAGCCTGGCGGAGATGCTGGTGGAGTTCATTCGGAACATGATCCTAGATACGATGGGGAAGGATGGGCTGCGATTTTTCCCGTTCGTCGCCACGCTCTTCTTATTTATTCTTTTTTCCAATTATATCGGGTTGATTCCGGGCACCTATACGGTGACGAGCCAAATTGTCGTGACGTCCGTCTTCTCGTGCGTTGTGTACGGGCTGAGCTTGGTTTTGGGATTCTGGTTACATGGTGCAAAGTTTCTAGGGATCCTTATCCCGCCTGGAACTCCTGCATGGCTGGTGCCGTTGATGATCCCGATCGAGATCGTCAGTCAGTTGGCGCGGCCTGTTTCACTGGCTGTTCGGCTTTTTGCGAATATGACGGCGGGCCATGTGATGCTCGCGGTTCTGTTCAGCCTCACGATCAGCGGTGGATTGTTGATCGGGTGGCTGCCTTTAGCGATTTCACTTCTCGTGTATGGATTGGAATTCCTCCTTATCGCAGGCATTCAAGCCTATATTTTTACCATCTTGACCTGTGTCTACTTGGGGGACGCGTTTCATTTGCATGGCCATGATGAGCACGCGCATTAG
- the atpE gene encoding ATP synthase F0 subunit C, whose product MDSAAAGLIGMGCAAAGFAGAGVGIGYIFGKMIEVVARQPEAEARVTKYMWIGFALVEAIALYGLVIAFIIMGFRK is encoded by the coding sequence ATGGATTCAGCAGCAGCAGGGTTGATCGGTATGGGATGTGCTGCGGCAGGGTTTGCCGGGGCCGGTGTGGGGATCGGCTACATCTTCGGGAAGATGATTGAAGTGGTGGCACGCCAGCCTGAAGCAGAAGCTCGCGTCACGAAGTATATGTGGATCGGGTTCGCGCTGGTAGAAGCTATTGCTCTGTACGGCCTGGTCATCGCCTTCATCATCATGGGCTTTCGGAAGTAG
- the atpF gene encoding F0F1 ATP synthase subunit B, whose amino-acid sequence MPQFESDFFSSLIFWEIVSFGILLFLLYKYAFPGILSVLEEREKKIKDSLDQAEQHRFEAERRLREYEAKLHAAGKEAEAILAAAKERAQRLLDENEQRLTAEAERIKGDATREIEQERRKALQDIRTQTTELALMVAEKVVQRSLTEADQKKFADEALEALSKSQPR is encoded by the coding sequence ATGCCACAGTTTGAATCTGACTTTTTTTCTTCTTTGATTTTCTGGGAGATCGTTTCGTTTGGGATTCTCTTGTTTCTGCTCTACAAGTATGCATTTCCCGGCATCTTGAGTGTCTTGGAGGAGCGAGAAAAGAAAATTAAGGACAGCCTCGATCAGGCTGAGCAGCACCGGTTCGAGGCTGAGCGACGGCTCAGAGAATATGAGGCTAAGCTTCACGCGGCGGGGAAGGAAGCCGAGGCTATACTCGCCGCGGCAAAAGAGCGCGCTCAACGGTTGCTCGATGAAAACGAACAACGGTTGACCGCGGAGGCCGAACGTATCAAGGGCGATGCGACACGCGAGATCGAGCAAGAGCGTCGTAAAGCGCTACAAGATATTCGAACCCAGACGACTGAACTCGCTCTTATGGTGGCGGAAAAAGTGGTTCAGCGGAGCCTGACAGAGGCTGATCAGAAAAAGTTTGCAGACGAGGCGCTCGAGGCTCTTTCGAAATCGCAGCCACGCTGA
- the larE gene encoding ATP-dependent sacrificial sulfur transferase LarE: MQASLLQQKLRRLRTLMTEMGSVVVAYSGGIDSTFVLKVAHDQLHEQAVGITAISATFPSLELEAAERVAREIGARHETVQTDQLAIDDFVRNDANRCFHCKADLYQLLGNVRQSKAATYVVDGTNLDDLGDDRPGIKAAREWGVRSPLVEAELSKADIRILAKDLGLSNWDKPAAACLSSRIPRGNMITLEKLHRVEKAEAVLHREGFRHFRVRSHGEIARIELAQSELPRLMQADLCAAISTKLKALGFKFVTVDLEGYRPGGVTLN, translated from the coding sequence ATGCAAGCGTCCCTTCTCCAACAGAAGCTCCGTCGCCTCCGAACGCTCATGACGGAGATGGGCTCGGTCGTGGTGGCCTATTCCGGTGGAATCGACAGCACGTTCGTGCTTAAAGTCGCGCACGACCAACTCCACGAGCAGGCGGTCGGCATCACGGCCATCTCAGCGACGTTTCCATCTCTTGAGTTGGAAGCTGCCGAGCGGGTTGCCCGGGAGATCGGCGCCCGCCATGAAACCGTACAGACGGATCAGCTGGCCATTGACGACTTCGTGAGGAATGACGCGAATCGTTGTTTTCACTGTAAGGCGGACCTGTACCAACTTCTTGGAAATGTGCGGCAATCCAAAGCTGCCACCTATGTCGTCGATGGAACCAATCTGGACGACCTGGGTGATGATCGCCCCGGCATCAAAGCTGCCCGGGAATGGGGCGTGCGCAGCCCGCTCGTGGAGGCCGAATTATCAAAGGCCGACATCCGTATTCTTGCCAAAGATCTAGGGCTTTCCAATTGGGATAAGCCGGCTGCGGCTTGTCTCTCGTCACGGATCCCACGTGGAAACATGATCACGCTGGAAAAATTGCACCGTGTTGAAAAAGCCGAAGCTGTATTGCATCGTGAGGGGTTCCGTCATTTTCGAGTACGAAGTCACGGTGAGATCGCGCGGATTGAATTGGCACAGAGCGAACTTCCTCGGCTCATGCAAGCAGATCTGTGTGCAGCGATCAGTACAAAGCTGAAAGCGCTGGGGTTTAAATTCGTGACGGTGGATTTGGAAGGATATCGGCCTGGTGGAGTCACCCTAAACTGA
- a CDS encoding pitrilysin family protein, translating into MVVLVLCWLGAARPSAAADISPTRFTTPNGMTVLVLEQHFLPIVEIHALIKVGSAQDPPEKAGVANLVAGLLDEGTTSRSSKQLAEQIDFVGGSLGVQADEDFTTASARILKKDLDLGFTLLADILQRPVFPKQEFERVRAQILGEITSDNDDPSHVAMKAFNQLVFQNHPYRWPVNGTEDTLGKITLADVQAFYAKEYLPNQVILTIVGDITVEQATALVQAHFGSWKKGVLPPRTVKKPAVIDKKIVQLIEKDLTQSTIVIGHPGISRTNPDFYAVTVMNHVLGAGGFSSRLMDTIRDKQGLAYGITSHYDARLMPGSFWINLQTRTETTNQAITGVLAEMRTIREAPVTDQELADAKAFLMGSFPLRLDSTAKLAKVLAQVEFFGLGFDYFSQYPKWIERVTREDVQRVAKQYLDPQHYALVVVGNIAKAKVRN; encoded by the coding sequence ATGGTAGTGCTGGTCCTATGCTGGCTGGGCGCCGCGAGGCCGTCCGCTGCCGCTGACATTTCGCCCACGAGATTCACCACACCGAATGGGATGACCGTTCTCGTGCTGGAACAACATTTCCTTCCCATCGTTGAAATCCATGCCCTCATCAAGGTCGGCTCAGCGCAGGACCCTCCGGAAAAGGCCGGTGTGGCGAATTTAGTCGCCGGCCTCCTCGATGAAGGCACCACAAGCAGATCCTCCAAACAGCTGGCCGAACAGATCGACTTTGTCGGAGGTTCGTTGGGAGTCCAGGCGGACGAAGATTTCACAACTGCATCGGCGCGCATACTGAAGAAAGACCTCGACCTCGGGTTCACTCTCCTTGCCGATATTCTTCAGCGTCCCGTTTTTCCCAAACAAGAGTTCGAGCGAGTCCGAGCGCAGATCCTTGGAGAAATTACCAGTGATAATGACGATCCCAGCCATGTCGCCATGAAGGCCTTCAATCAGTTGGTCTTTCAGAATCATCCCTATCGTTGGCCTGTGAACGGGACGGAAGATACCTTGGGCAAGATCACCTTGGCGGATGTGCAGGCTTTCTACGCCAAAGAGTATCTTCCGAACCAAGTCATCCTCACCATCGTCGGCGACATCACGGTTGAACAAGCGACGGCGCTCGTCCAGGCACATTTTGGATCCTGGAAAAAAGGGGTGCTGCCGCCGAGAACAGTTAAGAAACCGGCTGTCATCGACAAAAAGATCGTGCAGCTCATCGAGAAGGATCTTACGCAATCAACCATTGTGATAGGTCACCCCGGAATCAGCCGGACCAACCCGGACTTTTATGCCGTCACCGTCATGAACCATGTGTTGGGGGCCGGAGGATTTTCATCCCGACTCATGGACACCATTCGAGACAAGCAAGGGCTTGCCTATGGCATTACCAGTCATTACGATGCTCGATTGATGCCTGGTTCCTTCTGGATCAATCTTCAGACCCGTACCGAAACCACCAACCAGGCCATCACCGGCGTCCTGGCTGAAATGAGAACGATCCGAGAGGCCCCGGTCACCGATCAGGAGTTGGCCGATGCTAAAGCATTTTTGATGGGCAGTTTCCCCTTACGACTGGATTCCACTGCGAAGCTGGCGAAAGTCTTGGCACAAGTAGAGTTTTTTGGGCTGGGGTTCGACTATTTTAGTCAGTACCCAAAATGGATCGAACGAGTGACAAGAGAGGATGTGCAGCGCGTGGCCAAACAATACCTGGATCCTCAACACTACGCGCTCGTCGTGGTCGGCAATATCGCGAAGGCAAAAGTTCGCAACTAG